One Aegilops tauschii subsp. strangulata cultivar AL8/78 chromosome 7, Aet v6.0, whole genome shotgun sequence genomic window carries:
- the LOC109764373 gene encoding transcription termination factor MTEF18, mitochondrial: protein MFQLRPRVLSFLVHSPPRLPASRVNPLSALRRNLSATTSASPSPFAAEDYLVATCGVPRAQAVKAAKKISHLKSSSKPDAVVAFLSGLGVPRSDIAAIVAVDPWFLCASVERTLAPRVTELRELGLSRSEVARLVPLALCSFRSSSLRGNLDFWLSVFGSYEKLLKALKMNSGLLAADLEKVAKPNLALLRQCGLSPSVFSEPFISRVLIRTPKKVQDALVHIDKFGVSQNSRMFLYALVAFTVQSPEKLTDKIRVLETLGWSQGDVLLAVKTMPGILTISEERLQKNVHFLTKVAGLEISYIAQRPVLLKYSLERRLFPRYCLLKLLNTKGLLDLRFDYNAASLSEKKFLGRFVHPYKESLPGLADVYASSCAGKLQMELLSENTKQN from the coding sequence ATGTTCCAACTCCGACCGCGTGTTCTCTCTTTCCTCGTCCACTCACCACCCCGTCTCCCCGCCTCCCGCGTCAATCCCCTCTCCGCCCTTCGCCGCAACCTCTCCGCCACCACATCCGCTTCACCAAGCCCTTTCGCCGCCGAGGACTACCTCGTCGCCACCTGCGGCGTCCCCCGCGCCCAAGCCGTCAAGGCAGCGAAGAAGATCTCCCACCTCAAGTCCTCCTCCAAGCCCGACGCGGTCGTCGCCTTCCTCTCCGGCCTCGGCGTCCCCCGCTCCGACATCGCCGCCATCGTCGCCGTCGACCCGTGGTTCCTCTGCGCCAGCGTGGAGAGGACCCTGGCGCCCCGCGTCACCGAGCTGAGGGAGCTCGGCCTCTCGCGCTCCGAGGTCGCGCGCCTCGTCCCGCTCGCCCTCTGCTCCTTCCGCAGCAGCTCCCTCAGGGGCAACCTCGACTTCTGGCTCTCGGTCTTCGGCTCCTACGAGAAGCTCCTCAAGGCCCTCAAGATGAActccggcctcctcgccgccgacctcGAGAAGGTGGCCAAGCCGAATCTGGCCCTCCTCCGGCAATGCGGGCTAAGTCCCTCCGTCTTCTCGGAGCCCTTCATTTCCCGGGTGCTCATCAGGACCCCCAAGAAAGTCCAGGACGCTTTGGTGCACATTGACAAGTTTGGGGTGTCGCAGAACTCGCGGATGTTCCTCTACGCGCTTGTGGCCTTCACCGTCCAGAGCCCGGAGAAGCTCACCGACAAAATCAGAGTCCTCGAGACGCTTGGTTGGTCGCAGGGCGATGTGCTGTTAGCTGTGAAGACGATGCCGGGTATCCTGACCATATCCGAGGAGAGGCTGCAGAAAAATGTGCATTTCCTCACAAAGGTTGCTGGGCTGGAGATATCATACATTGCTCAAAGGCCGGTGCTGCTCAAGTATAGCCTTGAGCGCCGTTTGTTTCCTAGGTACTGCTTGCTTAAGCTACTCAACACGAAGGGGTTGCTGGATCTCCGATTTGATTACAATGCCGCCTCGCTGTCCGAGAAGAAGTTTCTTGGCAGGTTCGTGCATCCTTACAAGGAGAGTCTTCCAGGCCTTGCTGATGTTTATGCTTCTAGCTGTGCTGGGAAACTACAGATGGAGTTGCTATCAGAGAACACAAAACAAAACTAG